In Romeriopsis navalis LEGE 11480, a single window of DNA contains:
- a CDS encoding glycosyltransferase family 4 protein — MKKLAVILSHPIQYYAPWFRYLTADPAIQLRVFYLWNFGVAESLDRGFGQKIQWDIPLLDGYDHEFVPNVSKQPGTHHIWGLQNPSLMQQVRAYQPDAVLMMNYNYASIYQFLWQWQDCPILFRGDSHRLFTESGLKATLRQIWISQVYRRCDRVLYVGKSNRGYFETHGVGDEKLFFSPHAIENQRFMDNAAQANVEAVAWKQALGIPAQHRVVLFAGKFIEKKRPLDLLQAFVQANLPNTSLLFVGAGQLEADLRSQADGVQNVFFAPFQNQSQMPRTYAVGDIFVLPSYGSGETWGLAVNEAMCLSKPVLVSNHVGCARDLVKAGENGLVFAAGNVDSLQVCLTQMLSDKVNLAEWGRHSQELIQQYSYIQMTQGLKQALVSLGIDYIDAIESTKVRNPIGKS; from the coding sequence CCCTTGGTTTCGGTATCTAACCGCTGATCCAGCGATCCAGTTACGGGTATTTTATCTCTGGAATTTTGGTGTGGCTGAGTCTCTCGATCGCGGGTTTGGCCAAAAGATTCAGTGGGATATTCCACTCTTAGATGGTTATGACCATGAATTTGTACCAAATGTCAGTAAACAGCCGGGAACCCATCATATTTGGGGGTTACAGAATCCGAGTTTGATGCAGCAGGTACGGGCTTATCAGCCGGATGCGGTGCTGATGATGAACTATAACTATGCCAGTATTTACCAGTTTTTGTGGCAGTGGCAGGATTGTCCAATTTTGTTCCGGGGGGACTCACACCGGTTGTTTACCGAGTCGGGATTAAAAGCGACTTTGCGGCAGATTTGGATTAGTCAAGTCTATCGCCGCTGCGATCGAGTGCTATACGTCGGCAAGTCCAATCGGGGATATTTTGAAACTCATGGCGTGGGCGATGAGAAACTATTTTTCTCGCCCCATGCAATTGAGAATCAACGATTTATGGATAATGCGGCCCAGGCGAATGTCGAGGCAGTGGCCTGGAAACAGGCTCTGGGGATTCCCGCACAGCATCGTGTGGTGCTATTTGCTGGCAAGTTTATTGAGAAAAAACGACCGCTGGATCTTTTGCAGGCCTTTGTCCAGGCCAATTTGCCCAATACTTCACTCCTATTTGTGGGTGCCGGTCAGTTGGAAGCGGATTTGCGCTCACAGGCGGACGGTGTACAAAACGTATTTTTTGCACCCTTTCAAAATCAGAGTCAAATGCCACGAACTTATGCGGTCGGTGATATTTTCGTCCTCCCCAGCTATGGTAGCGGCGAAACCTGGGGCTTAGCCGTGAATGAGGCAATGTGTTTGAGTAAACCCGTATTGGTCAGTAACCATGTGGGCTGTGCCAGGGATTTAGTCAAGGCAGGTGAAAACGGGCTGGTATTTGCGGCTGGTAATGTGGATTCACTCCAGGTTTGCCTGACACAAATGCTGAGCGACAAAGTCAATTTGGCAGAATGGGGCCGCCATAGTCAAGAACTAATCCAGCAATATAGTTATATCCAAATGACACAGGGCCTGAAGCAAGCATTGGTGAGTTTAGGCATCGATTACATCGATGCAATCGAATCTACAAAAGTACGCAATCCGATCGGCAAATCTTAA